The following proteins are co-located in the Pyxicephalus adspersus chromosome Z, UCB_Pads_2.0, whole genome shotgun sequence genome:
- the BRD3OS gene encoding putative uncharacterized protein BRD3OS: MSGGRVPLAEKAMSEGYARLRYRDTSLLIWQQQQQKLETAPPGTYLSRSQSMWYSQYGNQSILVRDKNSISRDTGQSKFCTVM, encoded by the coding sequence ATGAGTGGTGGACGGGTACCATTGGCTGAAAAAGCCATGTCGGAAGGGTATGCCCGGCTGCGGTACAGGGACACCTCCCTCCTCAtttggcagcagcaacagcagaagctGGAGACAGCACCACCTGGGACCTATCTAAGCCGAAGTCAGAGTATGTGGTACTCACAGTATGGGAACCAGTCCATTTTAGTACGTGACAAGAACAGCATCTCCAGAGACACAGGGCAGTCCAAATTTTGCACTGTAATGTAA